Proteins encoded within one genomic window of Lysinibacillus louembei:
- a CDS encoding YbfB/YjiJ family MFS transporter, which yields MSKQHIGIIFGGILFLVVAMGISRFAFTPLLPFMREDEGLSLQIGGWLASSNYIGYFLGSLGAGFIFKRKKEFLLANVVINVLSIVAMGLTAVLAPWLILRFIAGLTGGFIFVLTSSIVMDYLATHLLTRWSGFVFSGIGLGIAISGLVVPYLESLVAWQGTWIGLGILSALLVTTTAVLWRNLTVHNSEKAVKSHDTNIWRGFMPWLILAYGLEGFGYIITGTFLVDIIYNIESLRAFAGYSWVVAGIAAIPSAPLWVSLMTKLSPVKAMAIAYALQIFGIILPVLSQTVWSVLLSAFLFGMTFVGLVSMTTGYARQLFPKQSGMVVSVLTTFYAFGQIIGPILASKLEAYYSSYKAPLLLAGAVVTIALLILLVGHMKATRKATS from the coding sequence ATGTCAAAGCAGCATATTGGAATTATCTTTGGTGGGATTTTATTTTTAGTTGTCGCAATGGGCATTAGCCGCTTTGCCTTCACACCCCTTTTACCTTTTATGCGTGAGGATGAAGGCTTATCGTTACAAATTGGGGGCTGGCTAGCATCAAGCAACTACATAGGTTATTTTCTCGGCTCGTTAGGGGCTGGCTTTATTTTTAAACGTAAAAAGGAATTTTTACTAGCAAATGTTGTGATTAATGTGCTCTCCATTGTCGCAATGGGGCTAACAGCAGTGCTAGCTCCTTGGCTTATTTTGCGCTTTATTGCTGGGCTAACAGGCGGCTTTATTTTTGTCTTAACATCTAGTATCGTCATGGATTATTTAGCAACACACCTTTTAACTCGCTGGTCAGGCTTTGTCTTTAGTGGTATCGGTCTTGGCATCGCTATTTCTGGGTTGGTTGTGCCCTATTTAGAAAGCCTTGTGGCATGGCAAGGTACATGGATCGGGCTCGGCATTTTATCAGCGCTACTTGTGACAACAACGGCTGTTTTATGGCGAAATTTAACTGTACATAATAGTGAAAAGGCTGTGAAATCTCATGATACAAATATTTGGAGAGGTTTTATGCCATGGCTCATTCTTGCCTATGGCTTAGAAGGCTTTGGCTATATTATTACTGGCACATTTTTAGTAGATATTATTTACAATATCGAGAGCTTGCGTGCATTTGCAGGCTATAGCTGGGTTGTTGCAGGAATTGCAGCAATTCCCTCTGCCCCATTATGGGTATCGCTAATGACAAAGCTATCACCTGTGAAGGCGATGGCAATTGCCTATGCATTACAAATTTTCGGCATCATCCTTCCCGTCCTTTCACAAACGGTATGGAGTGTGTTACTGTCAGCATTTTTATTCGGTATGACGTTCGTTGGGCTCGTTTCTATGACAACAGGCTATGCGCGCCAGCTCTTCCCTAAACAAAGCGGTATGGTCGTTTCGGTGCTGACAACATTTTATGCCTTTGGGCAAATTATCGGCCCAATTTTAGCAAGTAAATTAGAGGCTTATTATAGTAGCTATAAAGCTCCACTGCTTCTTGCTGGCGCTGTCGTAACAATCGCATTGCTTATTTTATTAGTCGGTCATATGAAAGCGACGCGAAAAGCAACAAGTTAA
- a CDS encoding histidine phosphatase family protein has product MKLLLIRHGQSQADILEVHEGRVDFPLTDLGIEQVKKLASFVAAHFQIDTIIASPLQRAYQTAEILSEQCRCEVAIEGDLMEYNNGVLAGVSRQEALIKYPLPEGGRPLHIAIEGGESQLQFRSRVEQALYTILHDYGHLQCIALVAHGGTLLHLLNILLGKTIEEQWLFHTGDTELHVIELRNEEKIVHYLNSQAHLA; this is encoded by the coding sequence TTGAAATTATTGCTTATTAGACATGGACAATCACAGGCTGATATTTTAGAAGTGCATGAAGGCAGGGTGGATTTTCCTTTAACAGATTTAGGTATAGAACAAGTCAAAAAACTAGCTAGCTTTGTTGCAGCTCATTTTCAAATAGATACGATCATTGCAAGTCCTCTCCAAAGAGCATATCAAACAGCGGAAATTTTAAGTGAGCAGTGTCGATGTGAGGTTGCTATTGAAGGTGATTTGATGGAATACAATAACGGTGTATTAGCTGGAGTGTCTCGACAGGAAGCACTCATCAAATATCCATTGCCAGAGGGGGGACGTCCATTGCATATAGCGATTGAGGGTGGTGAATCACAATTGCAATTTCGCTCTCGCGTGGAGCAAGCGTTATATACCATTTTACATGATTATGGGCATTTACAATGTATAGCGCTTGTTGCACATGGCGGAACGTTGCTACATTTATTGAATATTTTGTTAGGAAAGACAATAGAGGAGCAATGGCTGTTTCATACAGGGGATACAGAGCTGCATGTCATTGAATTGAGGAATGAGGAAAAGATCGTTCATTATTTAAACTCACAGGCTCATCTAGCTTAA